GCGTGAACGCGATACGGGCCGTGTGCGCCCAGCACGATGGTCTGCTCGATGTCGCCCGTGCGCGACGGGCCCGATACGAAATTGACCGCGCGCGGCAGTTCGCCGCGCTCCGCGCGAATCAGCGCGAATGCGTCTTCATGACCCGCGACGATCCGCGACGCCGGCACGATCGCGATGTGCGTCTCCGGCAGCAGGCCGGCCGATGCATAGGTGTCGGGGCCGGACAGCAGCACCAGCGAACCCGTTTCGGCGGTCGCGCAGAAGCAGCCGGTCAGGCCGACGAGATCGCCGTCGCGCGGCTTGCGGCATTCGACCGACAGGCCTGCACCGGCCCAGTCGAGCTCGGACAGCGTGCGCCATGCGACGGCCTGCATCGGCAGGCCGTGGGCGGAAAGATAGCGGGCAGCGGCGGCGGGCGCGTCGGCAAGTGTCGCGACTTCGTCGACCGTGGTCGACAGGCGCGCCGCTTCCTCGACGAATGCGGCGACGAGGTCGGCCGGCAGCGGCGGGCGTGGCCCCTCGGGATGACGGGCGAGATAGTCGTCGACGCCGTCGCGCTCCGCTGCATCGGGTTCGGCCGCGCGCCCTTGCGCCGCGCGAATGCGTGCGAGGATCTGGCGACGGGCAGCGGAAGTGTCCATGAACGGTCCTCGTGACGTTGGCGTGCAATACCGTCCGATTATACCGGCCGCCCTCGCCGCGACGCACCTGGCCGCGCGGCCGATGCTTACTTCGATGCGCCGTCGTCGACCGGCTGTGGGATGCCGAACACCTGGCGCAGGTAGGCGAGATACGCCTTGTCGTCGCACATGCTCTTGCCCGGCGAATCCGACAGCTTCGCGACCGGCTGCCCGTTGCAGCGGACCATCTTGATCACGATCTGCAGCGGCACGTAGCCGAGATCGTTCGTGAGGTTGGTGCCGACCCCGAACGCGAGCTTGCAGCGGCCGCGGAACCGTTCGTACAGTTGCATGACCCTCGGGATGTCGAGCGCGTCCGAGAACACGAGCACCTTGGTGCGCGGGTCGCAGCGATTCGCCTCGTAGTGGCGCAGCATCCGCTCGCCCCACTCGAACGGATCGCCCGAATCGTGGCGCGCACCGTCGAACAGCTTGCAGAAGTACATGTCGAAGTCGTTCAGGAACGCGTCCATCCCGTAGACGTCCGACAGCGCGATCCCGAGGTCGCCGCGATACTCCTTCGCCCACATCTCGAAACCGTAGGTCTGCGAATCGCGCAGCCGCGGGCCGAGCGCCTGGCACGCCTGCAGGTATTCGTGCGCCATCGTGCCGAGCGGCGTCAGGTCGTGCTTCATCGCGTAGAACACGTTGCTCGTGCCCGCGAACTGCGGCCCGAGCCCGTCGCGCAGCGTCAGCGCGACCTCCTCGTGCCACACCTTCGAGAAGCGCCGGCGCGTGCCGTAGTCGGCGATCTTGCAGTCCGCGAACTCCGGCTTCGCGCCGAGCAGCTTGACCTTCTCGCACAGCCGCTCGCGGCCTTCGCGATAGTCGGGCTCGCGCTGCGTGTTGCGGAAATAGACCTCGTTGACGATCGCGAGCACCGGGATCTCGAACAGGATCGTGTGCAGCCACGGCCCCTCGATCACGATGTCGATCTCGCCGTTGCCCTTCGGCGAAGGCGTGATCGAGATGTACTTCTCGTTCAGGTGGAACAGCGCAAGGAAGTCGACGAAATCGCTCTTGATGAAGCGCATCCGCCGCAGGTAGTCGAGTTCGACGTCGGTGAAGCGCAGCGCACACAGGCCGCGCACCTCGTCGCGAATCTCGTCGATGTACGGGACGAGATCGACGCCGGGCGTGCGGCACCGGAACCGGTATTCGACGTTTGCGGCAGGAAAGTGATGCAGGACGACCTGCATCATCGTGAACTTGTAGAGATCCGTGTCGAGCAGCGAAGTGATGATCATGATTACGGCACCGCCAATATCGTGACAGGGCCCCGGCGCACCGCGCGCCGCCCGGTCTGCGGCCATGTTACCCGAATGCGGGCCCGACCATCATGAAACCGCCCCCCGCCCTGCCCGGCCCCGACGCGCCGGCGCCGCGTGCGCGGCATCCGCCGTCGGCCCCATAAACTAATCACGAAACGATATAAGCCGGATAGCCGACCACGCCATGCGGGTTTTGCGCTTCAGTTACAATGCCGCTTTTGGCGCAAACGCCACCCCATATATACCGCCAAGCAGGAGCGTTTTAATGACTCACGTTGTGACCGAAGGCTGCATCAAGTGCAAATACACGGACTGCGTGGATGTGTGCCCGGTGGATTGCTTCCGTGAAGGTCCCAACTTTCTCGCCATCGATCCGGACGAGTGCATCGACTGCGCCGTGTGCGTCGCCGAGTGCCCGACCAATGCGATCTATGCCGAAGAAGACGTTCCGGGCGACCAGCAGCAGTTCACCGAGCTGAACGCCGAGCTGGCGAAGAACTGGCCGTCGATCACGAAGACCAAGCCGGCACCGGCCGACGCGGACGAGTGGAAGGACGTGCAGGAAAAGCTGCACCTGCTCGAGCGCTGATCGTGCAGCGGTGCCATGAAAAATTTTTTGTGCACCGCCGCCCAAAAGTGTTGACAGGTTAGCGAACACTCCATACAATCTCGTTTCTCTGCTGTTGTTGTTTGTTCCCCGATAGCTCAGTCGGTAGAGCGCCGGACTGTTAATCCGTAGGTCCCTGGTTCGAGCCCAGGTCGGGGAGCCAAAAAGCAAAGGCCCGTTGAAAGTGGACGGGTTTTTTGTTGGTAACCGAACAAGCAAGCAGATGTACCGATTTATTCCCCGATAGCTCAGTCGGTAGAGCGCCGGACTGTTAATCCGTAGGTCCCTGGTTCGAGCCCAGGTCGGGGAGCCAGACAGCGAAAGGCCCGTCATTCGACGGGCCTTTTGTTTTTCCGGCACCCGTCGGCCACCGACGCGCATGCTAGAGTCTCTGTCCCGCATTCGCATCCGGTTCCGTCGATGAAGCACCGCCTCCTTTCCGCCGCGCCGTTCGCCCTGCTGTTCTCCGCCTTTGCCACCGCGCCGCTCGCGCACGCGGAGGAAGTCGGCAGCGTCAACACCCACTTCCGCGTGACGGGCTCCGACCGCGTGGTCGTCGAAGCGTACGACGATCCGCTCGTGACCGGCGTCACTTGCTACGTGTCGCGGGCGCGCACCGGCGGGATCAAGGGCACGCTCGGCGTCGCCGAGGATCCGAGCGAAGCGTCGATCGCATGCCGGCAGGTCGGCCCGCTCAGCTTCAAGGAGCCGCTCAAGCAGCAGACGGACGTGTTCAGCGAGCGCATGTCGTTCATCTTCAAGACGCTGCACGTCGTGCGCGTGGTCGACAAGAAGCGCAATACGCTCGTCTACCTGACCTACAGCGACCGCATTGTCAGCGGCAGCCCGAAGAACGCCGTCACCGCGGTACCGATGCCGGCCGGCACGACGATTCCGGTCAAGTAAGCCCGCGCCGGCCGGGCGCGCGAGCGATACACTGTCGATTCGACCGCCCTCGCGCCCGACCATGTCCGCCACCCGTCTTCTTCCGGACTCCGCACGCTACTGGCGCACGCCGCTGTTGCCGGACGCGGATCTGCTCACGGCCACCTATCGCGACCATACGTTCGCGCCGCATTGGCACGACGCGTACACGATCCCCGTGATCCTCGAGGGTGCGGAGCGCTACACCTGTCGCGGCAGCGGCCATGTCGCCGAAACGGGCACCGTGCCCGTGATCAATCCCGGCGAAGTACACACGGGCTCGCGTGCGACCGACGAAGGCTGGTGCTATCGCGTCAGCTACGTGCCGGTCGATTATATTCACGCGCTCGCGAGCGCGATCGCGGGGCGCCCGCAGGATGCGCCCTGGTTCCCGTCCGGCGTGATCCGCGACCCCGATCTCGCGGCACGGCTCGCGCTGGCGCACCGGATGATGGAGGCCGGCAGCGAACGCATGCCGCCGTTCTACCCGCACGAGCAGCCGGCCGCCGACGATCCGGCCACTGCGGCACCGCGCGTCTACGATCCGCTTGCCGCCGAAACGGCGATGCTCGATGCTTTGTCGACACTGATCGCGCGCCATGCGGACGCGCGGCTGCAGCCGGCGGTGCTCGCGGCCGACGAGCCGCGCGTCGACGCGATGCGCGAACGGCTCGCCGCCGATCTCACGTGCACGGTCACGCTGGACGACGTCGCACAGGCCGCCGGCCTGTCGACGTTTCACGCAGCGCGCCTGTTCACCCGCACGACGGGGATGCCGCCGCATGCGTGGCGCAACCAGCTGCGACTGCAGCGCGCGCTTGCGCCGTTGCGCGCGGGCGTGTCGATCGCCGATGTCGCCGCGGCCAGCGGCTTCGTCGACCAGAGCCACTTCACGCGACATTTCAAACGGATGTTCGGCGTGCCGCCCGGACGCTGGCAGCCGCGCTGACGCGCGGGCCTCCGGCAGTCGGAGCCGCGGCGTGCGTCGCCAACCGCGGCGGGCGCAAGAACATACAAGCCGTCGCCGTATCGGCCCGCTATCCTCCGTCTCATGGAGAAGCGTCCCTTGAACCCCACACCCCCGCCCCCGCCTCGCCGTCCGCTCAACGAGTGGCTCGACGGCGCGCGCGACACGATCCCGATGATGATCGGCGCGGCGCCGTTCGGCGTGATCTTCGGCACGCTCGTCGGCGGCGGCCCGCTCGCCGCATGGCACGGCGCGCTGATGTCGCTCGCCGTGTTCGCGGGCTCCGCGCAATTCATCGCGCTCGGCCTGATCGCCGGCAGCGCCAGCTTCGTCGTCGTGCTCGCGACGACGCTGATCGTGAACCTGCGTCACCTGCTGTACAGCGCGACGCTCGCGCCGTACGTCGCGCACCTGCCGCTCCGCTGGCGCGCAACGCTCGGCGCGCTGATGACCGACGAGGTGTTCGCGGTCGCCTACGCGCACTACCGGCACTTCCCGCCCGGTGCGATCGGCCCCCACTACTTCTTCGGTTCGGGCCTCGCGATGTACCTGAACTGGCAGGTCTGGACACTCGCGGGTATCGGTTTCGGCGCGGCATTCCCGGGCCTCCAGTCGCTCGGCCTCGATTTCGCGATGGCGGCGACCTTCATCGCGATCGTCGTTCCGCAGCTCGGCACGCTGCGCTATTTCGCGGCGGCCGCGACCGCCGGCACGCTCGCGTACTTCTGGCAGGGCTGGCCATACAAGCTCGGGCTGCTGGGCGCCGTCGCCGCCGGCGTCGTGGTCGGCGTCGCGCTCACGCTGCTGCACGAGCGCTCGCGCACCGGTTCGCGCACGGAGGCCGCATCGTGAGCTATGCGCTGCTGATCCTCGGGATGGCCATGATCACCTATGCGATCCGGACGACACTGTTCCTGTTCGGCGAGCGGCTGACCTTCCCGCCGCTCGTGCGGACCGCGCTCGGCTTCGTGCCCGTCACCGTGCTGACCGCGATCATCGTGCCGATGACCGTCTCGCCGCACGGCGGCACGGCCGAGCTGACCTGGCGCAATCCGCAGCTCGTCGGCGCGCTCGCCGCCGTGTTCGTATCGGCGACGACGCGACGGCCGCTGGTGACGATCGCGGTCGGGCTCGCGGTGTTCTTCTTGTGGCAAGGGGTCGTGATGCCGCACTGGCTGCCGGCCTGAGCGGGCTTCGCGGATCGCGCTCAAGTTTCCGCTGCGCGCGCCGATATTGGGAATGAAGACCCGCCATCGGCCTCGGCGCGAACCGGTCCGTCGACACTGCGCCCGTACCGGCGCGCGGTGTCGGCCGCCGGCCCGCGCGGGCCGCCATCGAGACGATTCATGGGCCAGATCACCCTTTCCCTCAAGGACGACACGCTTGCGTCCCTGCGCAAGGACTACGACGCGTTCGTGCGCGTATCGCTGAAACTCGACCCGCAGTTCGCGACGCCGTCGTTCGAGGATTTCCTGCGCGCCAAGCTGCTCGACAACATGGTGCCGCTGACCGAGCATGCCGTGCAGCGGATGCTCGAGGGCGGCCAGTACGCGTGGGCGAAGCGCACGCTCGACAAGGAATTCCCGGACGTCGTCGCGATCCTGATGCGGCAGGCCGGCGAATTCGGCTTCGGCTTCGCGTCGCGCGCCGAGTGGA
This window of the Burkholderia cepacia GG4 genome carries:
- a CDS encoding LutC/YkgG family protein is translated as MDTSAARRQILARIRAAQGRAAEPDAAERDGVDDYLARHPEGPRPPLPADLVAAFVEEAARLSTTVDEVATLADAPAAAARYLSAHGLPMQAVAWRTLSELDWAGAGLSVECRKPRDGDLVGLTGCFCATAETGSLVLLSGPDTYASAGLLPETHIAIVPASRIVAGHEDAFALIRAERGELPRAVNFVSGPSRTGDIEQTIVLGAHGPYRVHAIVVRGA
- the pncB gene encoding nicotinate phosphoribosyltransferase, translated to MIITSLLDTDLYKFTMMQVVLHHFPAANVEYRFRCRTPGVDLVPYIDEIRDEVRGLCALRFTDVELDYLRRMRFIKSDFVDFLALFHLNEKYISITPSPKGNGEIDIVIEGPWLHTILFEIPVLAIVNEVYFRNTQREPDYREGRERLCEKVKLLGAKPEFADCKIADYGTRRRFSKVWHEEVALTLRDGLGPQFAGTSNVFYAMKHDLTPLGTMAHEYLQACQALGPRLRDSQTYGFEMWAKEYRGDLGIALSDVYGMDAFLNDFDMYFCKLFDGARHDSGDPFEWGERMLRHYEANRCDPRTKVLVFSDALDIPRVMQLYERFRGRCKLAFGVGTNLTNDLGYVPLQIVIKMVRCNGQPVAKLSDSPGKSMCDDKAYLAYLRQVFGIPQPVDDGASK
- the fdxA gene encoding ferredoxin FdxA, which produces MTHVVTEGCIKCKYTDCVDVCPVDCFREGPNFLAIDPDECIDCAVCVAECPTNAIYAEEDVPGDQQQFTELNAELAKNWPSITKTKPAPADADEWKDVQEKLHLLER
- a CDS encoding CreA family protein; the encoded protein is MKHRLLSAAPFALLFSAFATAPLAHAEEVGSVNTHFRVTGSDRVVVEAYDDPLVTGVTCYVSRARTGGIKGTLGVAEDPSEASIACRQVGPLSFKEPLKQQTDVFSERMSFIFKTLHVVRVVDKKRNTLVYLTYSDRIVSGSPKNAVTAVPMPAGTTIPVK
- a CDS encoding AraC family transcriptional regulator, translating into MSATRLLPDSARYWRTPLLPDADLLTATYRDHTFAPHWHDAYTIPVILEGAERYTCRGSGHVAETGTVPVINPGEVHTGSRATDEGWCYRVSYVPVDYIHALASAIAGRPQDAPWFPSGVIRDPDLAARLALAHRMMEAGSERMPPFYPHEQPAADDPATAAPRVYDPLAAETAMLDALSTLIARHADARLQPAVLAADEPRVDAMRERLAADLTCTVTLDDVAQAAGLSTFHAARLFTRTTGMPPHAWRNQLRLQRALAPLRAGVSIADVAAASGFVDQSHFTRHFKRMFGVPPGRWQPR
- a CDS encoding AzlC family ABC transporter permease is translated as MEKRPLNPTPPPPPRRPLNEWLDGARDTIPMMIGAAPFGVIFGTLVGGGPLAAWHGALMSLAVFAGSAQFIALGLIAGSASFVVVLATTLIVNLRHLLYSATLAPYVAHLPLRWRATLGALMTDEVFAVAYAHYRHFPPGAIGPHYFFGSGLAMYLNWQVWTLAGIGFGAAFPGLQSLGLDFAMAATFIAIVVPQLGTLRYFAAAATAGTLAYFWQGWPYKLGLLGAVAAGVVVGVALTLLHERSRTGSRTEAAS
- a CDS encoding AzlD domain-containing protein, with amino-acid sequence MSYALLILGMAMITYAIRTTLFLFGERLTFPPLVRTALGFVPVTVLTAIIVPMTVSPHGGTAELTWRNPQLVGALAAVFVSATTRRPLVTIAVGLAVFFLWQGVVMPHWLPA